The following are encoded together in the Phaseolus vulgaris cultivar G19833 chromosome 9, P. vulgaris v2.0, whole genome shotgun sequence genome:
- the LOC137821025 gene encoding aldehyde oxidase GLOX-like, with protein sequence MSAPSKTQYYKRTLPSSLITIAFNMFFPSCSKIMITALFFLVCFGFSDGANVTPSEGRRGQWQLLLKSTGVVGMHVALTYRNTVIMFDQTGAGPSSYELRKRFNGGRCTRGSHDIMDSTCYAHAVEYDISINKVRPLRLDTDPWCSSGSFLSNGTLLQTGGNDRGAKRIRFFRPCGNDKCDWMQSKKILSDRRWYASSLLLPEHDRVVVVGGRRALTYEFVPKISPGEKSFDLPFLHQTNDRNEGGNNLYPFLHLSSDGNLFIFANRDSILLNLRRNKVIKTFPRIPGEGSRNYPSSGSSVILPLDHRDNFQRVEVMVCGGSSTGAFTAAAKRRFLVGLRSCGRMVITGNKHKWDMEHMPKPRLLHNMLILPKGDILIINGAKRGSAGYDNARNASLAPYLYSPKKRLGARFTVLMSTKIARMYHSSAALLPDGRVLVAGSNPHGRYTFHNVAYPTELRLQAFVPHYMERRYHTWRPSNLTIQYAGATSHAIEYGKEFTVRFFLERRPSNVMGFSAYAPPFTTHSFSMNQRMLKLRCRSMVRSGDGWVVAVLEAPPSSLVAPSGYYMLTVVNGGIPSMSQWVQFGHA encoded by the coding sequence ATGTCGGCTCCAAGCAAAACGCAGTATTACAAAAGGACTCTCCCTTCGAGTCTAATAACCATCGCCTTCAACATGTTCTTCCCATCTTGCAGTAAAATAATGATCACTGCCCTTTTTTTCTTGGTTTGTTTTGGATTCAGCGATGGTGCCAATGTGACACCCTCTGAGGGGAGGAGAGGGCAGTGGCAACTGCTCCTTAAGAGCACTGGCGTGGTTGGCATGCATGTGGCTTTAACCTACAGAAACACTGTCATAATGTTTGATCAAACAGGAGCTGGCCCATCCAGTTACGAACTTCGCAAACGCTTCAATGGAGGCAGGTGCACCAGAGGCAGCCATGATATAATGGACTCCACATGCTATGCTCATGCTGTGGAGTATGACATTAGTATCAATAAAGTGAGGCCTCTGAGGCTTGACACTGATCCTTGGTGTTCCTCTGGTTCATTCCTAAGCAATGGTACTCTTTTACAAACGGGTGGAAATGACAGAGGTGCCAAAAGGATCAGATTCTTTAGGCCCTGTGGGAATGACAAATGTGACTGGATGCAATCAAAGAAAATACTATCTGATAGGAGGTGGTATGCTTCTAGTCTGCTACTACCAGAACATGATAGGGTGGTTGTTGTTGGTGGAAGAAGAGCTTTAACATATGAATTTGTACCAAAAATTAGTCCTGGAGAAAAATCCTTTGACCTTCCATTCTTGCACCAAACCAATGACAGGAACGAAGGAGGGAACAACCTATACCCCTTCCTCCACCTTTCATCAGATGGAAACTTGTTTATTTTCGCCAACCGCGATTCCATCCTACTCAACTTGCGAAGAAACAAAGTGATCAAGACCTTCCCTCGGATTCCGGGAGAAGGGTCAAGAAACTATCCAAGCTCAGGCTCATCTGTGATACTCCCATTGGACCATAGAGACAACTTCCAAAGGGTGGAAGTTATGGTGTGTGGAGGTTCATCTACTGGAGCCTTTACAGCTGCTGCTAAGCGAAGATTCTTGGTAGGGTTAAGATCATGTggaagaatggtgatcacaggAAACAAGCACAAGTGGGATATGGAGCACATGCCAAAGCCACGTCTCTTACACAACATGCTGATTCTCCCTAAAGGTGACATCCTAATTATAAATGGGGCGAAGCGAGGGTCTGCAGGATATGACAATGCTAGAAACGCTTCTCTTGCACCTTATCTCTACAGCCCCAAGAAAAGACTTGGAGCAAGGTTCACAGTCCTTATGTCCACCAAGATAGCCAGAATGTATCACTCATCAGCAGCTCTTCTTCCTGATGGGAGGGTCTTGGTTGCGGGTAGTAACCCTCATGGGAGGTACACCTTTCACAATGTGGCATACCCAACTGAACTAAGACTTCAAGCTTTTGTTCCACACTACATGGAAAGGAGGTATCATACCTGGAGGCCTAGTAACTTGACCATACAATATGCTGGTGCCACCAGCCATGCAATTGAGTATGGGAAAGAGTTTACTGTTAGGTTCTTCCTAGAGAGGAGGCCTAGCAATGTGATGGGGTTCAGTGCCTATGCACCACCATTTACCACTCATTCCTTTTCCATGAATCAGAGGATGCTGAAGCTGAGGTGCAGGAGCATGGTGAGAAGTGGTGATGGGTGGGTGGTTGCAGTCTTGGAAGCCCCACCATCATCCCTTGTTGCACCTTCTGGTTACTACATGCTCACGGTTGTCAATGGTGGAATTCCAAGCATGTCTCAGTGGGTTCAGTTTGGACACGCCTAG